A single window of Drosophila suzukii chromosome 3, CBGP_Dsuzu_IsoJpt1.0, whole genome shotgun sequence DNA harbors:
- the LOC108012665 gene encoding DNA replication complex GINS protein PSF1-like has translation MSGQTKLFGDKAFDLLKELERSSQTIPAFDDDGVRQVLEEIKAIFEENVAQASSYNASGDRSLWPLLNFRHAALQRNKRCLLAYLYERCKRIKALRWEFGPIIPGDIKQSLCEPEVHFFNNYSKSLAAYMCSAGYNQGLPIDLTNNLRPPKSLYIEVRCMEDYGKFELDDGEVIHLKKNSQHYLPRAQVESLVRQGILHHIA, from the coding sequence ATGAGCGGACAAACAAAATTGTTTGGCGACAAGGCCTTTGACCTGCTGAAGGAACTGGAGAGATCATCGCAGACCATTCCCGCCTTTGACGACGACGGAGTGCGTCAGGTTCTGGAGGAGATCAAGGCGATATTTGAGGAGAACGTGGCCCAGGCCTCCAGCTACAATGCTTCCGGGGATCGGAGCCTGTGGCCGCTGCTAAACTTCAGGCATGCGGCCCTCCAGCGGAACAAAAGGTGCCTGCTGGCCTATTTGTATGAACGGTGCAAGAGGATCAAGGCCCTGCGGTGGGAGTTCGGACCCATCATTCCTGGGGACATCAAGCAGTCGCTCTGCGAACCGGAGGTGCACTTCTTCAACAACTACTCCAAGTCCCTGGCTGCCTACATGTGCAGCGCTGGCTACAACCAGGGATTGCCCATCGATCTCACCAACAACCTGCGTCCTCCGAAATCCCTGTACATAGAGGTGCGCTGCATGGAGGATTACGGAAAGTTCGAGCTGGACGACGGCGAGGTGATCCACCTGAAAAAGAACAGCCAGCACTATCTGCCTAGGGCTCAGGTGGAGTCCCTTGTGAGGCAGGGCATTCTGCACCACATAGCATAA